From a single Myotis daubentonii chromosome 5, mMyoDau2.1, whole genome shotgun sequence genomic region:
- the CSF2 gene encoding granulocyte-macrophage colony-stimulating factor translates to MWLQNLLFLGTVVCSISAPTHPPSPVTRPFLHVEAIKEALRLLKQSNEPAAVMDETVEVISEVFNPQEPTCLQTRLEVFMKGLRGSLTRLEGSLTLIASHYKQHCPPTLETSCAIHNTTFEIFKENLNDFLLITPLDCWKPVQK, encoded by the exons ATGTGGCTGCAGAACCTGCTGTTCCTGGGCACTGTGGTTTGCAGTATCtccgcacccacccacccacccagccccgTCACCCGGCCCTTTCTACATGTGGAAGCCATTAAAGAAGCCCTGAGACTTCTGAAACAGAGCAATGAGCCTGCTGCTGTGATG GATGAAACAGTAGAAGTCATCTCCGAAGTGTTTAACCCCCAG GAGCCGACATGCCTGCAGACCCGCCTGGAGGTGTTTATGAAGGGCCTTCGGGGCAGCCTCACCAGGCTCGAGGGTTCCTTGACCTTGATAGCCAGCCACTACAAGCAGCACTGTCCCCCTACCCTG gaAACTTCCTGTGCAATCCACAATACCACTTTCGAAATTTTCAAAGAGAACCTGAATGATTTTCTACTTATCACCCCCCTTGACTGCTGGAAGCCAGTCCAGAAGTGA